The proteins below come from a single Desulfovibrio sp. genomic window:
- a CDS encoding outer membrane protein transport protein, producing the protein MKFFRAVCLALALVACCAPVAWGEGFSLNEWSARGVSLAGGMVGRADDVSAIAYNAAGITQLPGTRMMGGFALISPSGGISTSYGGRETSTYTKPALWNAPHAYLSHQLSDNAWVGLGVFSRFGLGNSYSGDWAGRYNVYDIGVQTISFVPTLAVKLNDTVSFSVGVEAMNAHMYMGNKILTYNNGKKFDNDMQLEGNGWGYGAHLGLHMHLNDQWSVGLSYKSQVTMNINGDVEFAYQGNNAISKAKHLPEASNCGANTVLQLPDSAALGVTYKPLDNLSFEVGTVWTRWSTYNALNIYMDNGYSSINNKEWRDGWNFNGSVEYKPLDWWTLRAGFSYETPVVNESHADFMIPTNGRKTLSVGTGFNWNNWTVDLAYAHLWINSLDYGGTDAKGISPEVGITGGNSKDVSANIYMLSVGYTF; encoded by the coding sequence ATGAAGTTTTTTCGTGCTGTATGTCTGGCGCTGGCTCTGGTGGCCTGCTGCGCACCCGTAGCCTGGGGCGAAGGTTTCTCCCTGAATGAATGGAGCGCCAGGGGTGTTTCCCTTGCTGGCGGCATGGTGGGCCGCGCTGATGATGTTTCGGCCATAGCGTATAATGCCGCAGGCATCACGCAACTGCCCGGCACCCGCATGATGGGCGGCTTTGCCCTCATCAGCCCTTCTGGCGGTATTTCCACCAGTTATGGCGGCCGCGAAACCTCGACCTACACGAAACCCGCACTCTGGAATGCTCCGCACGCCTATCTGAGCCACCAGCTCAGCGACAACGCATGGGTCGGTCTGGGCGTTTTTTCGCGTTTCGGCCTTGGCAACAGCTATTCCGGTGACTGGGCGGGCAGGTACAACGTCTATGACATCGGCGTACAGACCATTTCCTTTGTGCCTACCCTTGCAGTCAAACTCAATGATACGGTCTCCTTTTCCGTAGGCGTGGAAGCCATGAACGCCCACATGTACATGGGCAACAAAATTCTGACCTACAACAACGGCAAAAAATTTGACAACGACATGCAGCTCGAGGGGAACGGATGGGGTTATGGCGCCCACCTTGGCCTGCACATGCATCTCAACGACCAGTGGTCGGTTGGCCTGTCCTACAAGAGTCAGGTGACCATGAACATCAATGGCGACGTGGAATTCGCCTATCAGGGCAACAACGCCATCAGCAAAGCCAAACACCTGCCCGAGGCCAGCAACTGCGGCGCAAACACCGTGCTTCAGTTGCCCGATTCGGCAGCCCTGGGCGTTACCTACAAGCCGCTGGACAATCTGAGTTTTGAAGTGGGCACGGTCTGGACCCGCTGGTCCACCTACAATGCCCTGAACATCTATATGGATAACGGATACAGTTCCATCAACAACAAGGAATGGCGCGACGGCTGGAACTTCAACGGCAGCGTGGAATACAAGCCTCTTGACTGGTGGACCCTGCGCGCGGGTTTTTCGTATGAAACGCCTGTGGTCAATGAAAGCCACGCCGACTTCATGATCCCCACCAATGGCCGCAAAACGCTCAGCGTGGGCACCGGCTTTAACTGGAATAACTGGACCGTGGACCTCGCCTACGCCCACCTGTGGATCAATTCTCTCGACTACGGCGGCACCGATGCCAAGGGCATCTCGCCAGAGGTAGGCATTACTGGCGGCAATTCC